The Vicia villosa cultivar HV-30 ecotype Madison, WI linkage group LG1, Vvil1.0, whole genome shotgun sequence genome includes a region encoding these proteins:
- the LOC131644753 gene encoding uncharacterized protein LOC131644753 produces MNSAFKTTLTHTNPNPISFTIRLFHSTPPLERKRNKFWESRGNHYSRRFRRMQAKQSLLRNVNAYAEFMFQNWKEDIGEDDPSSSRDNSWFKKQYSPKNSGRHNNDNQGRYRYRRYHEFCEDDIDVESIFRSAFGGSRVFYWSFINEENPHWGRSGDFSNYGKSWKWKRQSDNGFGSSTGSESESESECLRSNTVSDRLALGLRASGPLKLEDVKIAYRACALKWHPDRHQGSSKVIAEEKFKHCSAAYQSLCDKLAIN; encoded by the exons atgaatagcgCCTTCAAAACCACTTTAACCcacacaaaccctaatcctatcTCCTTCACCATCAGACTCTTCCATTCTACTCCTCCATTGGAACGCAAAAGGAACAAATTTTGGGAATCT AGAGGTAACCATTACTCGAGAAGATTTAGAAGAATGCAGGCGAAACAATCATTGCTCCGCAATGTTAATGCTTATGCAGAATTCATGTTTCAG AATTGGAAAGAAGATATTGGTGAGGACGACCCATCTTCAAGCCGAGATAACTCGTGGTTTAAAAAACAATATTCTCCTAAGAACTCCGGAAGGCACAATAACGACAATCAAGGAAGATATCGATACAGGA GATATCATGAATTTTGTGAAGATGATATTGATGTTGAAAGCATTTTCCGCTCTGCCTTTGGTGGGAGTCGAGTCTTCTATTGGTCATTTATAAATGAAGAAAATCCTCACTGGGGGAGGTCAGGAGACTTTTCTAATTATGGTAAATCTTGGAAATGGAAACGTCAGAGTGACAATGGATTCGGCTCCTCAACTGGGTCCGAGTCTGAGTCTGAGTCTGAATGTTTGCGTTCAAATACAGTCTCAGATAGATTAGCCCTTGGATTGAGAGCTTCTGGTCCTCTGAAACTCGAAGATGTGAAGATTGC GTACCGCGCATGCGCCCTTAAATGGCATCCTGACCGTCATCAAGGCTCTTCCAAG GTTATAGCAGAGGAAAAGTTCAAGCACTGCAGTGCAGCTTATCAATCATTGTGTGATAAGTTGGCCATAAATTAA
- the LOC131661741 gene encoding uncharacterized protein LOC131661741 translates to MGLGGVLMQNDKVVAYESRQLRTHEKNYPTHDLELGAVVSVLKIWRHCLYGYRFKVFSDHKSLNWKTLHMSAMMVKELELIEQFQDMSLVCEVTPQSVMLGMLKINNEFLDSIRAAQKLDVKLVDSIVEIDQDKNSDFKLDA, encoded by the exons atgggattaggaggtgtgctTATGCAAAATGATAAGGTTGTTGCTTATGAATCAAGGCAGTTGAGGACTCACGAAAAGAATTATCCTACACACGATTTAGAACTTGGTGCAGTTGTGTccgtgttgaagatttggaggcattgtCTTTATGGTTATAGATTCAAAGtgttcagcgatcataagagtttaaa ctggaagactttgcatatgtcagcaatgatggttaaggagttagaGTTGATCGAACAATTCCAAGatatgagtttggtttgtgaggtGACACCGCAGAGCGTAATGTTGGGTATGCTGAAAATTAACAATGAATTTTTGGACAGCATTAGAGCGGCTCAGAAGTTGGATGTGAAGTTGGTAGATTCGATAGTCGAAATCGATCAAGATAAGAATAGTGATTTCAAGTTGGATGCGTAA